A genomic segment from Nicotiana sylvestris chromosome 1, ASM39365v2, whole genome shotgun sequence encodes:
- the LOC104250153 gene encoding RNA pseudouridine synthase 4, mitochondrial isoform X1 yields the protein MRAYFSKFYPRHTKPSPITNLKPKTRPRTTAMAESCLLRRLLHRAPRFSDEAKTQYSALYQCRYNYASIAADAQGFNNNNNGNESKKGKWFTLPPFTATVNGAALGKELAGVKMDKSTNTMTALKWVQRCCPELPQSLVQKLFRLRQVRRESSDVEEQRPKRVAAKESMNIGDRIFLPITVQKFPSDKVEDYPSSEEEMKFLHSLELYKDPEIIVLNKPPGLPVQGGIGIKRSLDELAAKYMKYEYSEAPRLVHRLDRDCSGILVMGRTQLSASVLHSVFREKTFGTQTEDLESKKRVLQKRYWALVIGCPRRSKGLISVPLGKVVLDNGKSERITIMSDVREPSAQFAVTEYRIIGSSEKGYTWLELSPLTGRKHQLRVHCAEVLGTPIVGDYKYGWQAHRKLKHLSSSTSIVNLGARILEQEADPFSLRLGNGSISDKQPHLHLHCKEMVLPNFSLALQQARVVSGADLVHVESIKLVAPLPSHMQKSWDCLSS from the exons ATGAGGGCTTATTTCAGCAAATTTTACCCTCGTCATACAAAACCCTCTCCAATTACGAATCTAAAACCGAAAACCCGACCCAGAACCACCGCTATGGCAGAGTCTTGCCTACTGCGGCGACTCCTCCACCGCGCTCCGCGGTTCTCCGACGAAGCCAAGACGCAGTATTCAGCCCTTTATCAGTGTCGATACAATTACGCCAGCATAGCAGCGGATGCTCAAGgctttaataataataataatgggaATGAAAGCAAGAAAGGCAAGTGGTTCACTCTACCACCTTTTACTGCTACCGTTAACGGCGCTGCTTTAGGGAAGGAACTCGCCGGAGTTAAAATGGACAAATCCACTAACACTATGACAGCACTCAAATGGGTTCAGCGTTGCTGCCCTGAGTTGCCGCAGTCATTAGTACAGAAGCTTTTTCGCTTAAGACAG GTTCGCAGAGAATCTTCTGATGTTGAAGAACAACGGCCTAAGAGG GTTGCTGCCAAGGAGTCGATGAACATTGGGGATCGAATATTTCTTCCAATAACTGTTCAGAAGTTTCCCTCCGACAAAGTAGAGGATTACCCTTCTAGTGAAGAAGAAATGAAGTTTCTTCATAGCCTTGAATTGTATAAG GATCCAGAAATTATTGTTCTCAATAAACCTCCAGGACTACCAGTTCAG GGTGGAATTGGCATAAAAAGAAGTTTAGATGAACTAGCTGCTAAGTATATGAAATATGAGTACTCGGAGGCCCCTCGCCTG GTACACCGACTTGATAGAGATTGTAGCGGAATATTGGTGATGGGAAGAACACAGTTAAGTGCTTCAGTTCTGCATTCTGTCTTCCGTGAGAAAACATTTGGCACACAAACTGAG GATCTTGAAAGCAAGAAAAGAGTGTTGCAGAAGAGGTACTGGGCACTTGTCATAGGATGTCCCAGACGCTCCAAAGGGTTAATATCAGTACCACTGGGAAAG GTGGTGTTGGACAATGGAAAATCTGAGCGCATCACAATTATGTCTGATGTCAGAGAGCCATCAGCACAGTTTGCCGTAACAGAGTATAGGATCATTGGATCCTCTGAAAAAG GTTACACATGGCTAGAGTTATCTCCACTTACCGGCAGAAAGCACCAG TTACGCGTTCATTGTGCTGAGGTATTAGGGACGCCAATTGTAGGGGATTACAAGTATGGTTGGCAAGCTCATAGAAAGTTGAAACATCTGTCTTCGTCCACTTCAATTGTGAACCTAGGTGCACGTATTCTCGAGCAAGAAGCAGATCCATTCAGCCTTCGTTTAGGGAATGGAAGTATTTCAGACAAGcagcctcatcttcatcttcactGTAAGGAGATGGTTTTGCCCAATTTTTCTCTGGCTTTGCAACAAGCTCGAGTAGTTTCAGGTGCTGATCTCGTACATGTTGAAAGTATCAAGCTGGTTGCTCCTTTGCCCTCCCACATGCAAAAAAGTTGGGACTGCTTGAGTTCTTGA
- the LOC104250154 gene encoding uncharacterized protein, whose translation MCSQLMISLFLIMEKIYMVALPFLKLGLHQERVVNNIILPCVTLQEKVLTNYKDDHMLWLASSSNTKFDMRGGRLEGQRRRELEISPVRVAGTVHPVAGY comes from the exons ATGTGTTCACAGTTAATGATTTCACTGTTTCTGATAATGGAAAAGATCTACATGGTCGCTCTTCCGTTTTTGAAGTTG GGTCTACATCAGGAACGTGTAGTGAACAATATAATATTACCATGCGTAACGCTACAAGAAAAG GTATTAACAAACTACAAGGATGATCATATGTTATGGCTGGCTAGCAGTTCCAATACTAA attcgacatgcgtggaggccgattggaggggcaaaggcgtcgcgagctagagatttcaccAGTTCGAG ttgcaggtactgttcacccggtagcgggttattag
- the LOC104250153 gene encoding RNA pseudouridine synthase 4, mitochondrial isoform X2: MRAYFSKFYPRHTKPSPITNLKPKTRPRTTAMAESCLLRRLLHRAPRFSDEAKTQYSALYQCRYNYASIAADAQGFNNNNNGNESKKGKWFTLPPFTATVNGAALGKELAGVKMDKSTNTMTALKWVQRCCPELPQSLVQKLFRLRQVRRESSDVEEQRPKRVAAKESMNIGDRIFLPITVQKFPSDKVEDYPSSEEEMKFLHSLELYKDPEIIVLNKPPGLPVQGGIGIKRSLDELAAKYMKYEYSEAPRLVHRLDRDCSGILVMGRTQLSASVLHSVFREKTFGTQTEDLESKKRVLQKRYWALVIGCPRRSKGLISVPLGKVVLDNGKSERITIMSDVREPSAQFAVTEYRIIGSSEKGYTWLELSPLTGRKHQGRQL; encoded by the exons ATGAGGGCTTATTTCAGCAAATTTTACCCTCGTCATACAAAACCCTCTCCAATTACGAATCTAAAACCGAAAACCCGACCCAGAACCACCGCTATGGCAGAGTCTTGCCTACTGCGGCGACTCCTCCACCGCGCTCCGCGGTTCTCCGACGAAGCCAAGACGCAGTATTCAGCCCTTTATCAGTGTCGATACAATTACGCCAGCATAGCAGCGGATGCTCAAGgctttaataataataataatgggaATGAAAGCAAGAAAGGCAAGTGGTTCACTCTACCACCTTTTACTGCTACCGTTAACGGCGCTGCTTTAGGGAAGGAACTCGCCGGAGTTAAAATGGACAAATCCACTAACACTATGACAGCACTCAAATGGGTTCAGCGTTGCTGCCCTGAGTTGCCGCAGTCATTAGTACAGAAGCTTTTTCGCTTAAGACAG GTTCGCAGAGAATCTTCTGATGTTGAAGAACAACGGCCTAAGAGG GTTGCTGCCAAGGAGTCGATGAACATTGGGGATCGAATATTTCTTCCAATAACTGTTCAGAAGTTTCCCTCCGACAAAGTAGAGGATTACCCTTCTAGTGAAGAAGAAATGAAGTTTCTTCATAGCCTTGAATTGTATAAG GATCCAGAAATTATTGTTCTCAATAAACCTCCAGGACTACCAGTTCAG GGTGGAATTGGCATAAAAAGAAGTTTAGATGAACTAGCTGCTAAGTATATGAAATATGAGTACTCGGAGGCCCCTCGCCTG GTACACCGACTTGATAGAGATTGTAGCGGAATATTGGTGATGGGAAGAACACAGTTAAGTGCTTCAGTTCTGCATTCTGTCTTCCGTGAGAAAACATTTGGCACACAAACTGAG GATCTTGAAAGCAAGAAAAGAGTGTTGCAGAAGAGGTACTGGGCACTTGTCATAGGATGTCCCAGACGCTCCAAAGGGTTAATATCAGTACCACTGGGAAAG GTGGTGTTGGACAATGGAAAATCTGAGCGCATCACAATTATGTCTGATGTCAGAGAGCCATCAGCACAGTTTGCCGTAACAGAGTATAGGATCATTGGATCCTCTGAAAAAG GTTACACATGGCTAGAGTTATCTCCACTTACCGGCAGAAAGCACCAG GGACGCCAATTGTAG